One stretch of Oncorhynchus tshawytscha isolate Ot180627B linkage group LG21, Otsh_v2.0, whole genome shotgun sequence DNA includes these proteins:
- the LOC112220711 gene encoding SLIT and NTRK-like protein 4, with product MHRLKSEPTAILTSEWEQCLSIKKPHLQTLKVTKWFSGGFIKGKMLLLVLLAFSVSNTFSDLDSDLSAETCSACSCMSIENVLYVNCEKITVYRPTQLLPPVSSLYHLNFQNNLLIILYPNSFLNFTHAVSLQLGNNKLQNIEGGAFYGLSSLKQLHLNNNELKVLRADTFYGIENLEYLQADYNLIKYIEKGSFNKLHRLKVLILNDNLVQILPDNIFRFASLTHLDIRGNRIQKLPYLGVLEHIGRIVELQLDDNPWNCTCDLLPLKAWLENMPYNIFIGEAICETPSDLYGRLLKETNKQELCPMGTGSDFDVRMPPSQPDNGHTTTDTAPTTIPPITTNPSKMYGNGIVGLPGLNKHIPIMSYQTRTPPLSCPQPCTCKAHPSDFGIGVSCQERSIHNLADLIPKPPNAKKLHLSGNYIQDISPVDFQGFEGLDLLHLGSNQIVTVQKGVFANLTNLRRLYLNGNQLEQLHPDMFLGLSNLQYLYLEYNAIKEVLAETFDSMPNLQLLYLNNNVLRSLPAYIFASVSLARLNLKNNHFMTLPVSGVLDQLRSLTQIDLEGNPWECSCDLVALKLWLEKLNDGVAAKEIKCASPVQFSNIELRLLKNEILCPKLIARSPFILTSAIPVVNSLSPAGVGKAPPGGPVPLSIMILSILVVLILTVFVAFCLLVFVLRRNKKPPGRQEGMGNQECGSMQLTLRRHNKSSKKDDLGGETFIPQTIEHLSKSHTCSIRDSESGFRFADSQRQKIIMRNSTDQDKDSLSPLDPRNKRLSTIDELDEFLPRESNMFIQNFLDSKRLDFNSIGVSGFEIRYPEKPHDKNMKKSLIGGNHSKIVVEQRKNEYYELKAKLQGTPDYLQVLEEQTQMSKM from the exons ATGCATAGGCTGAAATCTGAGCCCACTGCGATTCTGACGTCTGAATGGGAGCAATGTCTGTCTATCAAGAAACCACATTTACAAACGCTTAAG GTTACTAAATGGTTTTCTGGGGGATTTATAAAAGGCAAAATGCTGCTTCTTGTTCTTTTGGCCTTTTCCGTATCGAATACGTTTTCTGACTTGGATTCTGACCTCTCAGCGGAGACTTGCAGCGCCTGTTCTTGCATGTCCATCGAGAACGTCCTCTATGTGAACTGTGAGAAAATAACTGTGTACAGACCTACTCAGCTGCTGCCCCCGGTCTCTAGCCTCTATCATTTGAATTTCCAAAATAACCTATTGATCATCCTTTACCCCAATTCCTTTCTCAATTTCACACACGCAGTCTCTCTTCAACTGGGAAACAACAAATTACAGAACATCGAGGGAGGGGCCTTTTATGGCCTTAGTTCATTGAAACAGCTGCACTTAAATAACAATGAATTAAAAGTGCTCCGAGCTGACACTTTCTATGGGATCGAAAACTTGGAATACCTCCAGGCTGACTACAATTTGATCAAGTATATTGAAAAAGGATCATTCAACAAATTGCATAGGCTGAAAGTTCTCATCCTAAATGACAATCTCGTCCAGATCCTTCCTGATAATATTTTTCGCTTTGCCTCCCTTACACATTTGGATATAAGAGGAAACAGGATTCAGAAGCTACCATATCTTGGAGTTTTGGAACACATTGGACGTATAGTGGAATTGCAGCTCGATGACAACCCATGGAATTGCACTTGTGATTTGTTACCCTTGAAAGCTTGGTTGGAGAACATGCCCTATAACATTTTTATTGGGGAGGCTATATGTGAAACCCCTAGTGACCTGTATGGACGCCTGTTGAAAGAAACAAATAAACAGGAACTGTGTCCCATGGGAACAGGTAGTGACTTTGACGTAAGGATGCCCCCTTCACAGCCAGATAATGGCCATACAACAACCGACACTGCACCCACTACGATACCCCCCATAACAACAAACCCATCTAAAATGTATGGTAATGGGATTGTTGGTTTACCTGGTTTGAATAAACATATTCCAATTATGTCCTATCAAACAagaaccccacctctctcctgccCACAGCCTTGCACGTGCAAAGCTCATCCCTCAGACTTTGGCATTGGTGTGAGTTGCCAAGAGAGAAGTATACACAATCTAGCAGATCTCATTCCCAAACCACCAAATGCCAAGAAGCTACACCTGAGTGGTAATTATATACAAGATATCAGTCCAGTTGATTTCCAAGGCTTTGAGGGTTTAGATTTATTACATCTGGGCAGCAATCAAATAGTCACAGTTCAAAAAGGTGTCTTTGCAAATCTGACCAACCTCCGTAGGCTTTATCTCAATGGAAACCAACTAGAGCAGCTGCATCCTGATATGTTCCTTGGGCTTAGTAACCTCCAATACTTGTACTTGGAATACAATGCCATAAAAGAGGTGTTAGCAGAGACCTTTGACTCCATGCCAAATCTGCAGTTGTTGTATCTGAACAATAATGTGCTAAGGAGCCTCCCTGCCTATATCTTTGCTAGCGTTTCCTTGGCTAGGCTAAATCTTAAGAACAACCATTTCATGACTCTGCCTGTGAGTGGCGTCCTAGACCAGCTGAGGTCTCTCACTCAGATTGATCTGGAAGGCAATCCATGGGAATGCTCTTGTGATTTAGTGGCTCTGAAACTTTGGCTGGAGAAGCTGAATGATGGAGTGGCTGCGAAGGAGATCAAATGTGCATCCCCAGTGCAGTTTTCCAATATAGAGTTAAGGCTGCTGAAAAATGAGATCCTATGCCCCAAACTCATAGCTAGGTCCCCTTTCATCCTGACCAGTGCTATTCCGGTGGTGAACTCCTTGTCCCCAGCAGGGGTGGGCAAAGCCCCTCCGGGAGGTCCAGTTCCCCTATCCATCATGATCCTCAGTATCCTGGTGGTGCTCATCCTCACAGTATTTGTTGCTTTCTGCCTCTTGGTGTTTGTGCTTAGGCGCAATAAAAAGCCACCCGGACGCCAGGAGGGCATGGGGAATCAGGAGTGTGGCTCCATGCAACTCACGCTCAGAAGACACAACAAATCTAGCAAGAAAGATGACCTGGGAGGGGAGACGTTCATCCCCCAAACTATCGAGCATTTGAGCAAGAGCCACACCTGTTCGATTAGAGACTCTGAGTCAGGCTTTAGATTTGCTGACTCCCAGAGACAGAAAATAATAATGCGCAACAGCACTGACCAAGACAAGGACTCACTGTCCCCCCTGGACCCCCGAAATAAGAGACTGAGCACCATTGATGAGCTGGATGAGTTCCTGCCGAGAGAATCCAACATGTTCATTCAAAACTTTTTAGACAGTAAAAGGCTGGATTTCAACAGTATAGGGGTGAGTGGGTTTGAGATCCGTTACCCAGAGAAACCACATGACAAAAATATGAAAAAGTCACTAATAGGGGGAAACCATAGTAAGATAGTAGTGGAGCAAAGGAAAAACGAGTATTATGAACTTAAAGCAAAACTTCAAGGTACACCTGACTACCTTCAAGTTCTGGAGGAACAGACTCAAATGAGTAAAATGTAG